The following are encoded together in the uncultured Fusobacterium sp. genome:
- a CDS encoding replication initiation protein: MKKNEIKNEIILHKPNEIIETLNRPVSIMSCYAYNYLLSKFQEEKNNYINISPKEILNAIGAINLHEQLYKCLDELQKTQVTSKDSRGKLWGSFVLLSAFKKNNDKLYIEIPQLIANRLYNNDSKNSYYTTIKLLEEKAFKCSYSFIFYEIFKKYEGVNIPIYTMEEIRQLTETEGKYKLYYDFKKRVLNPALAEINNFSQNFFYELNEIYLGKKVVKISFIKHKLEKKLMENIIDITPVKEYSDKFLTAIEKVKKNQYVAKKYSQRAVKKAVQQFGEDMVIKAFKEIYNYNKTITSFSKFLNSAISEIKENENLKKEIKEKNITTAEIKKEINKPIDISTFEGMRNFISSELMNSNNIETSKKIIILGELSNLKEIDELKEIVDKYNLEINLKLF, translated from the coding sequence ATGAAAAAAAATGAAATAAAAAATGAAATAATTCTTCATAAACCAAATGAGATAATAGAAACACTTAATCGCCCTGTGTCGATTATGAGTTGTTATGCTTATAATTATCTTCTTAGCAAGTTTCAAGAGGAAAAAAATAATTATATTAATATTTCTCCAAAAGAAATATTAAATGCAATTGGAGCTATTAATTTACATGAACAACTATATAAGTGTTTAGATGAATTGCAAAAAACACAAGTAACATCTAAAGATAGTCGAGGAAAATTATGGGGAAGTTTTGTTCTTTTATCAGCATTTAAAAAAAATAATGATAAATTGTACATTGAAATACCCCAATTAATAGCAAATCGTTTATATAACAATGATTCCAAAAATTCATATTATACAACTATAAAGTTACTTGAAGAAAAAGCCTTTAAATGTTCATACTCTTTCATTTTTTATGAAATTTTTAAAAAATATGAGGGAGTAAATATTCCTATATACACGATGGAAGAAATAAGGCAACTAACTGAAACTGAAGGAAAATATAAATTATATTATGATTTCAAAAAAAGAGTACTTAATCCTGCTCTTGCTGAAATTAATAACTTTAGTCAAAACTTTTTTTATGAACTTAATGAAATATATTTAGGAAAAAAAGTAGTAAAAATAAGTTTTATAAAACATAAATTAGAAAAAAAATTAATGGAAAATATTATTGATATTACACCAGTTAAAGAATATTCTGATAAATTCTTAACTGCAATCGAAAAAGTCAAAAAAAATCAATATGTGGCTAAAAAATATAGCCAAAGAGCAGTTAAAAAGGCAGTTCAGCAATTTGGGGAAGATATGGTGATAAAAGCCTTTAAAGAGATTTATAATTATAACAAAACTATCACGAGCTTTTCAAAGTTCTTAAACTCGGCTATATCTGAAATTAAAGAAAACGAAAACCTAAAAAAAGAAATAAAAGAAAAAAATATTACTACAGCAGAGATTAAAAAAGAAATTAATAAACCTATTGATATTTCTACTTTTGAGGGTATGAGAAATTTTATTTCCTCAGAATTAATGAACTCAAATAATATAGAAACTTCGAAAAAAATTATAATTTTGGGCGAACTATCAAATTTAAAAGAAATTGATGAATTGAAAGAAATAGTTGATAAATATAATTTAGAGATAAATTTAAAACTTTTTTAA